One Vigna unguiculata cultivar IT97K-499-35 chromosome 7, ASM411807v1, whole genome shotgun sequence genomic region harbors:
- the LOC114189827 gene encoding uncharacterized protein LOC114189827, protein MNTQYVTQLLRNIYSRKNFLNREKPHWNNMHSAFIRLQLQRSRADKVEGKLKEEQEKQQISSKSTVTKADGNYGISKYSSDDEDTSDSKWKLELAWLSKTLEPALQFCRWALPTGYEIGKKPPPSHRSLTEIIACIKRSKLGIQDWSLSDLTIGLYLIYLRQASTHPFEDIKGIQILSESIVQDLIYHIELAKGAYKDSPVVLSRNSMLRESNVKKFVKNSSVMRPAYYIGIDTRKKLVILGIRGTHTFYDLITDILSSSDGEVTFEGYSTHFGIAESARWFLHHEIEIIRKCLEKHEGFKLRLVGHSLGGAIASLLAIMIHRKSPKELGFSPDIVSAVGYGTSPCVSKELAENCSGYVSTVVMQDDIIPRLSIASLTRFRNEIVQTDWMSVIEKEDWKGFTDLVTNAKQVVSSVQDVAQKLADYANFRTNKSLAVATETPKPSKAAKENLIVTKDAGTKPPVIEELFIPGTVYYIKRNLGSKKDVGKEFFTLYKREPGEHFQKIFFSGNFITDHRCDTHYYALRDVLKGLPWCGEEGIFK, encoded by the exons ATGAATACCCAATACGTGACGCAATTGCTCCGTAATATCT ATTCTAGAAAAAATTTTCTCAACCGTGAAAAACCACATTGGAACAATATGCACAGTGCTTTTATTCGGCTTCAATTGCAAAGGTCCAGAGCAGACAAGGTAGAAGGTAAGCTAAAAGAAGAGCAAGAAAAGCAACAGATTTCTTCCAAATCTACAGTTACGAAGGCGGATGGAAATTATGGGATTAGCAAATACAGCTCTGATGATGAAGATACCTCTGATAGTAAGTGGAAGTTAGAGTTGGCTTGGCTCTCAAAGACACTTGAACCAGCTCTGCAATTTTGTAGGTGGGCTCTGCCAACAG GATACGAAATTGGAAAGAAACCCCCACCAAGCCATCGGTCCCTTACAGAAATAATCGCATGCATCAAAAGGAGCAAGCTTGGAATCCAGGATTGGAGCTTGAGTGACCTTACAATTGGCTTGTATCTGATCTATCTTCGTCAAGCTTCTACTCATCCATTTGAAGATATCAAAGGCATTCAGATATTGTCAGAATCAATT GTTCAAGATCTCATATATCATATTGAGTTGGCTAAAGGTGCTTATAAGGATAGCCCTGTTGTTCTTTCAAGGAACAGCATGCTAAGAGAAAGTAATGTCAAGAAATTTGTTAAGAACTCCAGTGTAATGAGGCCTGCATATTATATTGGAATTGATACGCGTAAAAAGCTTGTAATTTTAGGCATAAGGGGAACACATACTTTTTATGACCTTATCACTGATATACTTTCTTCAAGTGATGGTGAAGTCACCTTTGAAGGCTATTCAACCCACTTTGGAATTGCTGAATCTGCACGTTGGTTTCTCCATCATGAGATTGAGATCATAAGAAAATGCTTGGAGAAACATGAG GGATTTAAGTTAAGACTCGTGGGTCATTCTCTAGGAGGGGCTATAGCTTCTTTATTGGCAATAATGATCCATAGAAAATCACCAAAGGAGCTGGGTTTTAGCCCTGACATTGTATCTGCGGTTGGCTATGGAACTTCACCATGTGTCTCCAAAGAACTTGCTGAAAACTGCTCCGGCTATGTGTCGACAGTTGTAATGCAG GATGATATTATACCGAGATTGAGTATAGCTTCCCTAACAAGGTTCAGGAATGAAATTGTTCAAACGGATTG GATGAGTGTAATTGAGAAAGAAGATTGGAAAGGCTTCACGGATTTGGTTACAAATGCAAAGCAGGTTGTGTCTTCAGTGCAAGATGTAGCTCAAAAACTTGCTGATTATGCCAATTTTAGGACAAATAAAAGTTTAGCTG TTGCTACAGAAACTCCTAAGCCCTCTAAAGCTGCAAAGGAGAATTTAATTGTCACGAAAGATGCGGGAACTAAACCTCCAGTAATCGAGGAGTTATTTATACCTGGGACTGTGTACTATATTAAAAGGAATTTGGGATCCAAAAAGGATGTCGGAAAGGAATTTTTTACCCTTTACAAGAGGGAACCTGGTGAGCATTTCCAGAAGATATTCTTTTCGGGAAATTTTATTACAGACCACAGATGCGATACCCATTATTATGCTTTGAGAGATGTTCTTAAAGGTCTGCCATGGTGTGGGGAGGAAGGTatatttaaataa